From a region of the Candidatus Sulfotelmatobacter sp. genome:
- a CDS encoding metallopeptidase TldD-related protein, whose translation MLTALDPDLLARVLARALRRGGDFADVFFEHRLTQTFRLQDGAIREASTTLVRGAGVRVVTGERAGYAFSDDLDEAALLRAAEAASLIARDGREHAATVALGPGHGAPDLYRPHPDGPADSQRYVDLLARADVAARGYDPRVVAVNAFISDEVQYVQVAGSDGRLVHDRRPLVALGVQVVAREGSQRENGYVGDGGRTSIAVYDEVTPESLAQESARTATMKLGARSAPAGEMPVVIGPGGGGVLLHEAVGHGLEADFNRKGTSLYSGRVGERVASDMVTIYDDGNLPGERGTVAVDDEGTPGQHKVLVENGILRGYMQDRQNAHLMGVASTGSGRRESYRVLPIPRMCNTYMPSGGSTAEEVVGSIERGLYAASFSGGQVEISKGDFVFMVGEGYLIENGRITAPVRGATLVGNGPDVMTKVTMVGNDGRLAHRSYTCGKAGQRVPVGVGIPTVKLSACTVGGTGRG comes from the coding sequence GTGCTGACCGCCCTCGATCCCGACCTGTTGGCCCGCGTGCTCGCGCGCGCGTTGCGGCGGGGCGGCGACTTCGCCGACGTGTTCTTCGAGCACCGGCTGACCCAGACGTTTCGCCTGCAGGACGGCGCGATCCGCGAGGCGTCGACGACGCTGGTGCGCGGCGCGGGCGTGCGCGTCGTGACCGGCGAGCGCGCCGGCTACGCCTTCTCCGACGATCTCGACGAAGCGGCGCTGCTGCGGGCCGCCGAGGCCGCGTCGCTGATCGCCCGCGACGGGCGCGAGCACGCCGCGACGGTCGCGCTCGGGCCGGGGCACGGGGCGCCGGACCTCTACCGGCCGCATCCCGACGGACCGGCCGACTCGCAGCGCTACGTCGACCTGTTGGCGCGCGCCGACGTCGCCGCGCGCGGCTACGATCCGCGCGTCGTCGCGGTCAACGCGTTCATCTCCGACGAGGTGCAGTACGTCCAGGTCGCCGGCAGCGACGGTCGGCTGGTGCACGACCGCCGCCCGCTGGTCGCGCTCGGCGTGCAGGTCGTGGCGCGCGAAGGCTCGCAGCGCGAGAACGGGTACGTCGGCGACGGCGGCCGCACCAGCATCGCCGTCTACGACGAGGTCACGCCGGAATCGCTCGCGCAGGAGTCCGCGCGCACCGCGACCATGAAGCTCGGCGCCCGCTCCGCGCCGGCCGGCGAGATGCCGGTCGTGATCGGCCCGGGCGGCGGCGGCGTGCTGCTACACGAGGCCGTCGGGCACGGGCTCGAGGCGGATTTCAACCGGAAGGGGACCTCGCTCTACAGCGGCCGCGTCGGCGAGCGCGTCGCGAGCGACATGGTGACGATCTACGACGACGGCAACCTGCCCGGCGAGCGCGGCACGGTCGCGGTCGACGACGAGGGAACGCCGGGCCAGCACAAGGTGCTGGTCGAGAACGGCATCTTGCGCGGGTACATGCAAGACCGGCAGAACGCGCACCTGATGGGCGTCGCGTCGACCGGCAGCGGGCGCCGCGAGTCGTATCGCGTGCTGCCGATTCCGCGCATGTGCAACACCTACATGCCCAGCGGCGGCTCGACGGCCGAGGAGGTCGTCGGCTCGATCGAGCGCGGGCTCTACGCCGCCTCGTTCTCGGGCGGACAAGTCGAGATCAGCAAGGGCGACTTCGTCTTCATGGTCGGCGAAGGCTACCTGATCGAGAACGGCCGCATCACCGCGCCGGTGCGCGGCGCGACCTTGGTCGGCAATGGACCGGACGTGATGACGAAGGTGACGATGGTCGGCAACGACGGCCGGCTCGCGCACCGCTCCTACACCTGCGGCAAGGCCGGGCAGCGCGTCCCGGTCGGCGTCGGCATCCCGACCGTCAAGCTGTCGGCGTGCACGGTCGGCGGGACCGGCCGTGGCTGA
- a CDS encoding M1 family aminopeptidase has translation MSDHRQFALPGARPQYGPDRVVDVLHIDLHLRPDLERHRLDGICTTTVRAIEDGVSRLVLDAVDLRVHDVRRPDGGGIAYRSTSETLELSLDPPLHAGDEIVFAVDYSVEEPRRGLYFIDTEPKHVWTQSQDSDARFWFPCFDHPAEKQTTSATIVVPADHFALSNGKLLSRTQAAGLATYRYEQDVPHSTYLVTMVAGTFSVIDQVHARIPVAYMVVPGREADGERAFGNTPRMIDVFERTIGVPYPYARYSQIAVAEFIFGGMENTTATTQTDRVLHDERAHLDYSADYLASHELAHQWFGDLITCRDWSQAWLNEGFATYFEAVWLEADKGWDEYLYDIYSIVGRYLDEDAERYRRPIVCNVYRDPIELFDRHLYEKGGAVLHQLRGELGWERMKRSLQRYVSDNAGRNVETIDLVRAIERETGRNLRAFFAQWVERAGHPEIEVAYRWDAQRSVALLTVSQKQTVDDAHPAYDFSLEVGFVADAPARIATDAGPDSLPGETRVRLQVERSTQVFAIPLPREPGLVRVDPSGWLLGAWTWSLGTDAHATVLRSDPSPLARIRAAKALAKDGNLVAREALAHALRHDPFWGVGVEVAAALGSSRAPSGRTTLLSCVDHPHPKVRRAIAEALGAWREPDAADGLLGLREDPSYLVVAAALHALGRTRDPRAYDALVDGLTTPSWNETIAAGAARGLGALADARALPLLIEALAPDRPEALRRAAVGAIAQLGTLVESTRTAAVDAVERALEDRLYLVRMSAYAAAERLADARLLDTLDRLAGSENDGRLRRDAAEAAVRVREAQKTPAEVAQLREELDRLRSDAQALRERLDALEPR, from the coding sequence GTGAGCGACCACCGCCAGTTTGCGCTGCCCGGCGCCCGCCCCCAGTACGGCCCCGATCGGGTGGTCGACGTTTTGCACATCGACCTGCACCTGCGGCCGGACTTGGAGCGCCACCGGCTCGACGGCATCTGCACGACCACCGTGCGGGCGATCGAGGACGGCGTCTCGCGGCTCGTGCTCGACGCCGTCGATCTGCGCGTGCACGACGTGCGCCGGCCCGACGGCGGCGGCATCGCGTACCGTTCGACCAGCGAGACGCTCGAGCTCTCGCTCGACCCGCCCCTCCACGCCGGCGACGAGATCGTCTTCGCGGTCGATTACAGCGTCGAGGAACCGCGGCGCGGGCTCTATTTCATCGACACCGAACCCAAGCACGTCTGGACGCAGAGCCAAGACTCCGACGCGCGTTTCTGGTTCCCGTGCTTCGATCACCCGGCCGAGAAGCAGACCACCTCGGCGACGATCGTCGTCCCGGCCGATCACTTCGCGCTCTCGAACGGCAAGCTGCTCTCGCGCACGCAGGCCGCCGGCCTGGCCACCTATCGCTACGAGCAGGACGTTCCGCACTCGACCTACCTGGTGACGATGGTGGCGGGGACGTTCAGCGTCATCGATCAGGTGCACGCGCGCATCCCGGTCGCGTACATGGTCGTGCCGGGACGCGAAGCCGACGGCGAGCGCGCGTTCGGCAACACGCCGCGCATGATCGACGTGTTCGAGCGGACCATCGGCGTTCCGTATCCGTATGCGCGCTACTCGCAAATCGCGGTCGCCGAGTTCATCTTCGGCGGGATGGAAAACACCACCGCGACGACGCAGACCGATCGCGTCCTGCACGACGAGCGCGCGCATCTCGACTATTCGGCTGACTACCTGGCCTCGCACGAGCTGGCGCACCAGTGGTTCGGCGACCTGATCACCTGCCGCGACTGGTCGCAGGCGTGGCTCAACGAAGGCTTCGCGACGTACTTCGAAGCGGTCTGGCTCGAAGCCGACAAGGGCTGGGACGAGTACCTCTACGACATCTACTCGATCGTCGGCCGTTATCTCGACGAGGACGCCGAACGCTATCGGCGCCCGATCGTCTGCAACGTCTATCGCGATCCCATCGAGCTGTTCGACCGTCATCTGTACGAGAAGGGCGGCGCGGTGCTGCACCAGCTGCGCGGCGAGCTGGGCTGGGAACGCATGAAGCGCTCGCTGCAGCGCTACGTCAGCGACAACGCCGGCCGCAACGTCGAGACGATCGACCTGGTGCGCGCGATCGAGCGCGAGACCGGACGCAACTTGCGCGCGTTCTTCGCGCAATGGGTCGAGCGAGCGGGGCATCCGGAGATCGAGGTCGCGTACCGCTGGGACGCGCAGCGTTCCGTCGCGCTGCTGACGGTCTCCCAGAAGCAGACCGTCGACGACGCGCACCCCGCCTACGACTTCTCGCTCGAGGTCGGTTTCGTCGCCGACGCGCCGGCGCGCATCGCGACCGATGCCGGGCCCGACTCGTTGCCGGGCGAGACGCGGGTGCGGCTGCAGGTCGAGCGCAGCACCCAGGTCTTCGCGATCCCGCTGCCGCGCGAACCGGGCCTGGTCCGCGTCGATCCGTCGGGCTGGCTGCTGGGCGCGTGGACGTGGTCGCTCGGCACCGACGCGCACGCGACCGTGCTGCGCAGCGATCCTTCGCCGCTGGCGCGCATTCGCGCGGCCAAGGCGCTGGCGAAAGACGGCAACCTGGTCGCGCGCGAGGCGTTGGCGCACGCGCTCCGGCACGATCCGTTCTGGGGCGTCGGCGTCGAAGTCGCAGCCGCGCTCGGAAGCTCGCGCGCGCCGTCGGGCCGCACGACGCTGCTGAGCTGCGTCGACCATCCGCATCCGAAGGTGCGGCGCGCGATCGCCGAGGCGCTGGGCGCCTGGCGCGAGCCCGACGCGGCCGACGGACTGTTGGGACTGCGCGAGGATCCGTCGTACCTGGTCGTCGCGGCGGCGCTGCACGCGCTGGGCCGCACGCGCGATCCGCGGGCCTACGACGCGCTCGTCGACGGTTTGACGACGCCGTCGTGGAACGAGACGATCGCGGCCGGAGCGGCGCGCGGCTTGGGCGCGCTGGCGGACGCGCGCGCGCTCCCGCTGCTGATCGAAGCGTTGGCGCCCGACCGGCCCGAAGCGTTGCGGCGCGCGGCCGTCGGCGCGATCGCGCAGCTCGGCACGCTCGTCGAGTCGACGCGCACGGCGGCCGTCGACGCCGTCGAACGGGCGCTCGAGGACCGGCTCTATCTGGTGCGCATGTCGGCCTATGCCGCCGCCGAGCGGCTCGCCGACGCGCGCCTGTTGGACACGCTCGACCGCCTGGCCGGGAGCGAGAACGACGGACGCCTGCGGCGCGACGCGGCCGAGGCCGCGGTCCGCGTGCGCGAAGCGCAGAAGACGCCGGCCGAGGTCGCGCAGCTGCGCGAGGAACTCGACCGGCTGCGCTCCGACGCGCAGGCGCTGCGCGAACGGCTCGACGCGCTCGAACCGCGGTGA
- the dacB gene encoding D-alanyl-D-alanine carboxypeptidase/D-alanyl-D-alanine-endopeptidase, with protein MSRTVLKLAVAFALAALTACAQPAPEASPSPAPVPAAATIATVPHAPAWSASDVRALDAQLQRVLAPSALATSGVAIVDAAGRPLFERRERVPVAPASTFKLLVATTALTVLGPDYRFTTMLESEDDPVDGIVRGALYLVGGGDPTLTRDDLRAGVGALARAGIHAVDGSLVADASSFAGPEVNPAWDPDDLHYAYGAGTSALSLDQGTVEFRLTPGVVGGPAHISVLPPSSAVHVSGGLLTGYTTDLSIQRDPFRNDFTVSGRVAARAPQSFFQPITDLAQYAGEVAAAMLHARDIALDGPVRTGIAPLAGDVLWRHHSAPLRAIVHDMLFDSNNHFAEQLLRTVGETRGGGTVASGAVVERAILTRDGVPQPGLHIVDGSGLAPSDRVAPITLATLLARATYEPVGAVLYDDLPRVGIEGTVRYRDVTDALGRSRAKSGHISGVNALAGYVETRRHGRVSFAIVVNDRRADAGPVDRGIDQALDLLARS; from the coding sequence GTGAGCCGCACCGTGCTCAAGCTCGCCGTCGCGTTCGCGCTGGCGGCGCTGACGGCGTGTGCCCAACCGGCGCCCGAAGCGTCACCCTCGCCCGCACCCGTGCCCGCGGCCGCCACGATCGCGACGGTGCCGCACGCACCCGCGTGGAGCGCGAGCGACGTGCGCGCGCTCGACGCGCAATTGCAGCGCGTGCTCGCACCCTCGGCGCTCGCCACTAGCGGCGTCGCGATCGTCGACGCCGCCGGACGCCCGCTGTTCGAGCGGCGCGAGCGCGTGCCGGTGGCGCCGGCCTCGACCTTCAAGCTGCTGGTCGCGACCACCGCGCTGACCGTGCTCGGGCCCGACTACCGCTTCACCACCATGCTCGAGAGCGAGGACGATCCGGTCGACGGCATCGTCCGTGGCGCGCTGTACCTGGTGGGCGGCGGCGATCCGACGCTCACGCGCGACGACCTGCGGGCCGGCGTCGGCGCGCTGGCGCGCGCCGGCATTCACGCGGTCGACGGCAGTTTGGTCGCCGACGCCAGCTCGTTCGCGGGACCCGAAGTCAACCCGGCCTGGGATCCCGACGACCTGCACTATGCCTACGGCGCGGGGACCAGCGCGCTCTCGCTCGATCAAGGCACGGTCGAGTTCCGCCTCACCCCGGGCGTCGTGGGCGGCCCCGCGCACATCAGCGTCCTGCCGCCCTCGAGCGCGGTGCACGTCAGCGGTGGCCTGTTGACCGGCTACACGACCGACCTGAGCATCCAGCGCGACCCGTTCCGCAACGACTTCACCGTCTCGGGCCGCGTCGCGGCGCGCGCGCCGCAGTCGTTCTTCCAACCGATCACGGACCTGGCGCAGTACGCGGGCGAGGTCGCTGCGGCGATGCTGCACGCGCGCGACATCGCGCTCGACGGGCCGGTGCGCACGGGGATCGCGCCGCTGGCCGGCGACGTGCTCTGGCGGCACCACTCGGCCCCGCTGCGCGCGATCGTGCACGACATGCTGTTCGACTCGAACAACCACTTCGCCGAGCAGCTGCTGCGCACGGTCGGCGAGACGCGCGGCGGCGGCACCGTGGCGAGCGGTGCGGTCGTCGAGCGCGCCATCCTCACCCGCGACGGCGTGCCGCAGCCGGGCTTGCACATCGTCGACGGCAGCGGTCTGGCGCCCAGCGACCGGGTCGCGCCGATCACGCTCGCCACGCTGTTGGCGCGCGCGACCTACGAACCCGTCGGCGCGGTGCTCTACGACGATCTGCCGCGCGTCGGGATCGAGGGAACGGTGCGCTATCGCGACGTCACCGACGCGCTCGGGCGCTCGCGCGCGAAGAGCGGCCACATCTCGGGCGTCAACGCGCTGGCCGGCTACGTCGAGACGCGCAGGCACGGCCGGGTCAGCTTCGCGATCGTGGTCAACGACCGGCGAGCCGACGCGGGCCCGGTCGATCGCGGGATCGACCAGGCCTTGGATCTGCTGGCGCGCAGTTAG
- a CDS encoding TldD/PmbA family protein — MADPRDEALALAQTAIELARRAGASEAEATVSVVDRFSCEARLAEITVLERSRGRTLSVRTFTGKRRATLTTTDLTHAGIDQLVRRAVAAAAYAGEDPCAGLPEEFASDEVCDHDLFTVADDVAERPDEAKLEDALAMERAVRETDVRIENSNGSRVRDSVSSFALANTRGFRGVTHGTSVSRMTAPVARDGEDKRIGHYGTAARGWTTAESTLAVARHAVHRAVALIGARKPPTERVAVIFERDAAAAVLGDVFAALSAANVALGNSWLAGRVGERVGSELVTLVDDGRLKGGLGSAPFDAEGTATRETVAVRGGVVASYLSDTYWGRKIGIASTGNAESGGVGPSNFYLVPGSGTLDDLVASTERGVLVLGTIGFATEHASGVYSRGASGIWIEDGVPTHPIDEFTIASTFPEMLAGVDAIAGDLRFDGAVCAPSFRIAEMTLSGT; from the coding sequence GTGGCTGATCCGCGCGACGAAGCGCTGGCGCTCGCGCAGACGGCGATCGAGCTGGCGCGGCGCGCCGGCGCGAGCGAAGCCGAGGCGACCGTCTCGGTCGTCGACCGCTTCTCGTGCGAGGCGCGCCTGGCCGAGATCACCGTGCTCGAACGCTCGCGCGGCCGCACGCTGAGCGTGCGCACGTTCACCGGCAAGCGGCGGGCGACGCTCACGACCACCGATCTGACCCACGCGGGGATCGATCAGCTGGTGCGGCGCGCGGTCGCGGCGGCGGCCTACGCCGGCGAAGATCCGTGCGCGGGACTGCCCGAGGAGTTCGCGAGCGACGAGGTCTGCGATCACGACTTGTTCACCGTCGCCGACGACGTCGCGGAGCGACCGGACGAGGCCAAGCTCGAAGACGCGCTGGCGATGGAGCGGGCCGTGCGCGAGACCGACGTGCGCATCGAGAACTCCAACGGCTCGCGCGTGCGCGACTCCGTCTCCTCGTTCGCGCTCGCCAACACGCGCGGCTTTCGCGGCGTGACGCACGGCACGAGCGTCTCGCGGATGACCGCGCCCGTCGCGCGCGACGGCGAGGACAAGCGCATCGGCCACTACGGGACGGCCGCGCGCGGTTGGACGACCGCCGAGAGTACGCTCGCGGTCGCGCGCCACGCCGTGCACCGGGCCGTCGCGCTGATCGGCGCGCGCAAGCCGCCGACCGAACGGGTCGCGGTGATCTTCGAACGCGACGCGGCGGCAGCCGTGTTGGGCGACGTCTTCGCGGCGCTCAGCGCCGCCAACGTCGCGCTGGGAAACTCGTGGCTGGCGGGCCGCGTCGGCGAACGCGTCGGCAGCGAGCTGGTCACGCTGGTCGACGACGGCCGCCTCAAAGGCGGGCTGGGCAGCGCGCCGTTCGACGCCGAGGGGACGGCGACGCGCGAGACGGTCGCGGTGCGCGGCGGCGTCGTCGCGTCGTACCTCAGCGACACGTACTGGGGTCGCAAGATCGGCATCGCTTCGACCGGCAACGCCGAGAGCGGCGGCGTCGGCCCCAGCAACTTCTACTTGGTGCCGGGCTCGGGGACGCTCGACGACCTGGTGGCTTCGACCGAGCGCGGCGTGCTGGTGCTCGGCACGATCGGGTTCGCGACCGAGCACGCCAGCGGCGTGTACAGCCGCGGCGCCAGCGGGATCTGGATCGAGGACGGTGTCCCGACGCACCCGATCGACGAGTTCACCATCGCCTCGACCTTCCCCGAGATGCTGGCCGGCGTCGACGCGATCGCGGGCGACCTGCGCTTCGACGGCGCCGTCTGCGCGCCGTCGTTCCGCATCGCCGAGATGACGCTCAGCGGAACGTGA
- a CDS encoding helix-turn-helix domain-containing protein: MSDHERRSELRRFLKDRRARISPAEAGLPPTGRRRVPGLRREEVASLAGIGVSWYTALESGDAAGVSEETVLAISEALRLSPSERTYLLTLTGRLPVADEQASGPRALLTETMRALAFPAYIITASWDVVACNDAFRLVWGIEERELPFNAVERLFMEPAARRMHGKYFVDNVAPIVAMVRSAVGRRPHLDTLQRLRAKLVADPETLPLWNAYEVRDPLVPNRATIESPLGRFSYEALTLANPGETSGLVVHVPDSEGRALLARAARGDESVDGRPSYRRE; this comes from the coding sequence ATGAGCGATCACGAGCGGCGATCCGAGCTGCGGCGCTTCCTCAAAGACCGGCGAGCGCGTATCAGCCCGGCCGAAGCCGGGCTACCCCCGACCGGTCGTCGCCGCGTTCCCGGCTTGCGCCGTGAAGAGGTGGCGAGCCTCGCGGGGATCGGCGTATCGTGGTACACGGCCCTGGAGAGCGGCGACGCCGCGGGCGTCTCGGAAGAGACGGTCCTGGCCATCTCCGAAGCGCTGCGGCTCTCGCCCTCGGAGCGCACCTACTTGCTCACGCTGACCGGACGCTTGCCGGTCGCGGACGAGCAGGCGAGCGGGCCGCGCGCGCTCCTCACGGAGACGATGCGCGCGCTCGCGTTTCCGGCCTACATCATCACGGCCTCGTGGGACGTGGTCGCGTGCAACGACGCGTTTCGCCTCGTCTGGGGCATCGAGGAACGCGAGCTTCCCTTCAATGCGGTCGAGCGGTTGTTCATGGAACCGGCCGCACGTCGCATGCACGGGAAGTATTTCGTGGACAACGTCGCGCCGATCGTCGCGATGGTACGTTCGGCCGTCGGGCGGCGTCCGCACCTCGACACCCTGCAGCGCCTGCGCGCGAAGCTCGTCGCCGACCCGGAGACCCTGCCGCTGTGGAATGCCTACGAAGTGAGAGATCCGCTCGTCCCGAACCGGGCGACGATCGAATCTCCGCTCGGCCGGTTCAGCTACGAGGCGCTGACCTTGGCGAATCCCGGCGAAACATCGGGACTGGTCGTGCACGTCCCCGACAGCGAAGGGCGCGCTCTCTTGGCGCGCGCGGCACGCGGCGATGAGTCGGTAGACGGGAGGCCCTCATACCGGCGCGAATGA